A genomic window from Treponema maltophilum ATCC 51939 includes:
- a CDS encoding PIN domain-containing protein produces MAYLIDTDIIIFALRGDKTVLAKFEENKNIPISISMITYAELVFGTKRSQNERTNMLKVNRIREIYPVEELNIGIMELFADIKANMYSKAMRIEDMDLFIAATAIYNDLTLVTNNTKHFKNIPLLKLENWKT; encoded by the coding sequence ATGGCATATTTGATTGATACGGACATCATAATATTCGCACTGAGAGGCGACAAGACGGTATTGGCAAAATTCGAGGAAAACAAAAATATTCCTATTTCCATTTCGATGATTACGTATGCAGAGCTTGTATTCGGTACAAAACGCTCGCAGAATGAACGGACTAATATGCTAAAAGTGAATCGTATTCGCGAAATTTACCCTGTCGAAGAGTTGAATATCGGTATTATGGAACTATTTGCCGATATAAAAGCGAACATGTATTCCAAAGCAATGAGAATAGAAGACATGGATCTATTTATTGCAGCAACGGCAATTTACAATGATTTGACTTTAGTAACCAATAATACAAAGCATTTTAAAAATATTCCGTTATTGAAATTGGAAAACTGGAAAACATAA
- a CDS encoding alpha/beta fold hydrolase: MIIANSIGAFFTMHVLSDMPIERAHFISPVVNMENLIINMMKKANVSENELRDKGEIDTPFGEKLSWKYLRYVREHPVRWAAPTHILYGAKDNLTSFKIISEFAHQIGATLTVMKNGEHRFHTEEQMRFLDNWLQSFTGSKLSVK, translated from the coding sequence ATGATTATAGCAAACAGTATTGGCGCGTTTTTTACCATGCACGTTTTATCCGATATGCCGATAGAAAGGGCGCATTTTATTTCTCCCGTTGTGAACATGGAAAATCTGATTATAAACATGATGAAGAAGGCTAATGTAAGCGAAAACGAACTCCGCGATAAGGGTGAAATCGATACTCCTTTCGGAGAAAAACTTTCGTGGAAATACCTTCGTTATGTAAGGGAACATCCTGTTCGTTGGGCGGCGCCGACACATATTTTGTACGGCGCAAAAGACAATCTGACATCTTTTAAAATAATTTCCGAATTTGCACATCAAATCGGCGCAACGCTTACCGTCATGAAAAACGGGGAACACCGGTTTCATACGGAAGAGCAAATGCGCTTCCTTGATAATTGGCTGCAAAGCTTCACTGGTTCTAAGTTATCTGTCAAATAA
- a CDS encoding DUF7019 family protein, with protein sequence MYELNRELKNYQYINIQKVNNLYFQSLDSILKRLSYTLSLKFGKVDLSTNIDAKNKDTHAKIIAVYEYLKKKNYLFEPEDNLMYNEFYFTLEKLQLRKVIIDGSIIDSAFQTDKINIWISEDRRFSKYREKSPLILVSDNLHDKMSAMDGSSGYSIFSQLMENYLQCSDFSIKNINNDIKINFANDPVKYLKQLGCFISDKADYEVLWEKRAILKDDSYNIVFTFAYPLFIAKQYTRRF encoded by the coding sequence ATGTATGAATTAAACCGTGAACTAAAAAATTATCAATATATAAATATTCAAAAAGTGAATAATTTATATTTTCAATCACTTGATAGTATTCTTAAAAGGTTATCATATACATTATCATTAAAGTTTGGAAAAGTAGATTTGTCAACAAACATTGATGCGAAAAACAAAGATACCCACGCCAAGATTATTGCTGTATATGAATATCTTAAGAAGAAAAATTATCTTTTTGAGCCTGAAGACAACCTTATGTATAATGAATTTTATTTTACATTAGAAAAATTACAATTGCGTAAAGTCATTATAGATGGTTCAATAATTGATTCAGCATTTCAAACTGATAAAATTAATATTTGGATTTCCGAAGATCGTAGATTTTCAAAGTATAGAGAAAAATCACCACTGATATTAGTTTCTGACAATCTTCATGATAAAATGAGTGCAATGGACGGCAGTTCTGGATATAGTATTTTCAGCCAATTAATGGAAAATTATCTTCAATGCAGTGATTTTTCAATAAAAAACATTAATAATGATATCAAAATAAATTTTGCAAATGATCCTGTAAAATATCTAAAACAATTGGGATGTTTTATATCAGACAAGGCTGATTACGAAGTTCTATGGGAGAAAAGAGCAATACTAAAAGATGATTCATATAATATTGTTTTTACATTTGCTTATCCCCTATTTATTGCTAAGCAATACACAAGAAGATTCTAA
- a CDS encoding winged helix-turn-helix transcriptional regulator: MMSIYDKCPFATTQRVLQGKWAIIILYHLSTGTKRFNELQRLMPATTRTVLTRQLRQLEKDKLIDRKVFAEVPPHVEYSLSKLGTKFQKVLDEIEIFGLSYIAELHKIQKGKSS; the protein is encoded by the coding sequence ATGATGTCGATTTATGATAAGTGCCCCTTCGCTACTACTCAAAGAGTATTGCAAGGGAAATGGGCGATTATAATTTTATATCATCTGAGTACGGGCACAAAAAGGTTTAATGAACTTCAAAGATTAATGCCTGCAACAACTCGAACTGTTTTAACAAGACAGCTCCGTCAGCTTGAAAAAGATAAACTGATCGACCGAAAAGTCTTTGCCGAAGTCCCGCCTCATGTTGAATACTCTTTAAGTAAATTGGGAACTAAATTTCAAAAAGTGTTAGACGAGATTGAGATTTTCGGTTTGAGTTATATCGCCGAATTACATAAAATACAAAAAGGAAAAAGCAGTTGA
- a CDS encoding BrnA antitoxin family protein codes for MITPKKLTAERLEEIKNYPISYDEDSPKLTKKQIARLRPAHEAYWNVTPVKKTISIKIDADILAVLQALGKGYQTRINSILRKAITTGDY; via the coding sequence ATGATTACTCCAAAAAAATTAACGGCTGAAAGATTGGAAGAAATAAAAAATTATCCTATATCGTATGATGAGGATAGTCCTAAATTAACAAAGAAACAAATTGCAAGGCTAAGACCGGCGCATGAAGCATATTGGAATGTAACACCCGTTAAAAAAACAATTTCCATAAAAATAGATGCCGATATTCTTGCGGTCCTTCAGGCGTTAGGTAAAGGCTATCAGACCAGAATAAACAGTATTTTAAGAAAAGCTATTACTACAGGTGATTATTAA
- a CDS encoding nuclear transport factor 2 family protein: MKNETMKVFDAYRDALERGDFAGVFATISDAIVWHMGGESSLSGTVVGKQALGERLGEFAKRSGGTFKVITNWAASNDCFVAASVVSAAQREVPTS; this comes from the coding sequence ATGAAAAATGAAACAATGAAGGTATTTGATGCTTATCGCGATGCATTGGAACGAGGTGATTTTGCAGGAGTTTTTGCAACAATCTCCGATGCTATTGTATGGCACATGGGAGGCGAAAGTTCGCTTTCAGGTACGGTTGTAGGGAAACAGGCATTGGGAGAGCGTTTAGGGGAATTTGCAAAAAGGAGCGGCGGTACATTTAAAGTTATTACCAATTGGGCTGCAAGTAATGATTGTTTTGTTGCTGCAAGTGTTGTTTCCGCAGCGCAGAGAGAGGTTCCGACAAGCTGA
- a CDS encoding SAP domain-containing protein: protein MTIKEFKNKYWYMSELKAFAKSLEIPFDSKTRKDQLEKMIIEFLETGTVNQKNRFRIKSRNRDILNNHTYVENFSNKKETWEFIQSEMDKRVPGLKPKSGAKYWLNRWIENKLSHGKKITYDDVICEYIRLNQTEGRLPQIPSCKFNNFISDYLTNEKNATRKEALEAWNKLKDMKAKKDYITWKKNKNT, encoded by the coding sequence ATGACAATAAAAGAATTTAAGAATAAATATTGGTACATGAGTGAACTCAAAGCATTTGCAAAGTCGCTTGAAATTCCTTTTGATTCAAAAACACGAAAGGATCAGCTTGAAAAGATGATTATTGAATTTTTGGAAACCGGAACGGTAAATCAAAAGAATCGTTTTCGGATTAAAAGTCGAAATAGAGATATATTGAATAATCATACTTATGTTGAAAATTTCAGCAACAAAAAAGAAACGTGGGAATTCATACAGAGTGAAATGGATAAACGAGTTCCGGGATTAAAACCGAAATCGGGTGCAAAATATTGGCTTAATCGCTGGATTGAAAATAAACTTTCTCATGGCAAGAAAATAACTTATGATGATGTTATTTGTGAATATATTCGGTTAAACCAAACTGAAGGAAGGCTTCCGCAAATTCCATCCTGTAAATTTAATAACTTTATAAGTGATTATCTGACAAACGAAAAAAATGCAACAAGAAAAGAGGCTTTGGAAGCATGGAATAAGTTAAAAGATATGAAGGCAAAAAAAGATTATATAACGTGGAAAAAGAATAAAAATACATAG